A region of Sugiyamaella lignohabitans strain CBS 10342 chromosome A, complete sequence DNA encodes the following proteins:
- the TRP4 gene encoding anthranilate phosphoribosyltransferase (Anthranilate phosphoribosyl transferase; transferase of the tryptophan biosynthetic pathway; catalyzes the phosphoribosylation of anthranilate; subject to the general control system of amino acid biosynthesis; GO_component: GO:0005737 - cytoplasm [Evidence IDA] [PMID 14562095]; GO_component: GO:0005634 - nucleus [Evidence IDA] [PMID 14562095]; GO_function: GO:0004048 - anthranilate phosphoribosyltransferase activity [Evidence IEA,IEA]; GO_function: GO:0004048 - anthranilate phosphoribosyltransferase activity [Evidence ISS] [PMID 2428012]; GO_function: GO:0016740 - transferase activity [Evidence IEA]; GO_function: GO:0016757 - transferase activity, transferring glycosyl groups [Evidence IEA,IEA]; GO_process: GO:0009073 - aromatic amino acid family biosynthetic process [Evidence IEA]; GO_process: GO:0008652 - cellular amino acid biosynthetic process [Evidence IEA]; GO_process: GO:0008152 - metabolic process [Evidence IEA]; GO_process: GO:0000162 - tryptophan biosynthetic process [Evidence IEA,IEA,IEA]; GO_process: GO:0000162 - tryptophan biosynthetic process [Evidence IMP] [PMID 10790693]): MTGKVNLTPQLRKLLQRPPQLTPEDVVAALDVMIAGDADDIQVAAFLTALRITGLDHSADFIASTATRIFEESHKLDTSTLNPEGYVDIVGTGGDGKNTFNVSTTAAIVASGIGLNICKHGGKASTSTSGSGDLLRFLGVKMENVNHLTAPGILNQSKYCFLFAPVFHPMMASLAPLRKTLGIPTIFNIMGPLINPAPLKARIIGVYSEPLGRVFAEAVLQMNIAAGRPNSPALIVWGTEGLDEISIDVRTKVWELKNQKISEYYVEPADFGIQRHTLCEVASGTPQQNSEVVRKLLANELPENDPVLDYVLINTAALAVVEGTARDWKHGVELARESIRSGAAKNALAKFVALSEAAATH; encoded by the coding sequence ATGACCGGGAAAGTGAATCTGACGCCACAGCTGAGAAAATTGCTGCAACGACCGCCGCAGTTGACGCCGGAGGATGTGGTAGCGGCTCTGGATGTGATGATAGCGGgcgatgctgatgatatcCAGGTGGCAGCGTTTTTGACGGCTTTGAGAATCACTGGGTTAGACCATTCGGCCGATTTTATTGCTTCGACAGCAACGAGGATTTTCGAGGAGTCGCACAAACTGGATACTTCGACTTTGAACCCCGAGGGATATGTGGATATTGTAGGAACcggtggtgatggtaaGAACACATTCAATGTTtcgacaacagcagccattgtAGCATCAGGAATCGGTCTGAATATCTGTAAACACGGCGGAAAAGCGTCGACATCAACGTCAGGTTCGGGTGATTTATTGCGGTTCCTGGGTGTCAAAATGGAGAATGTGAACCATTTGACGGCACCAGGTATCCTCAATCAATCCAAATACTGTTTTCTATTCGCACCAGTATTTCATCCAATGATGGCATCACTGGCTCCATTGCGAAAAACACTGGGAATTCCTACtattttcaacatcatGGGTCCATTGATCAACCCAGCTCCTCTGAAAGCCCGTATCATTGGCGTCTACTCCGAGCCTCTAGGTCGAGTATTTGCCGAAGCAGTTCTACAAATGAACATAGCAGCCGGCCGACCGAATTCTCCTGCTTTAATTGTCTGGGGAACCGAAGGGCTGGACGAGATTTCTATTGACGTTCGCACCAAGGTCTGGGAACTCAAGAACCAGAAAATCTCCGAATACTACGTCGAACCGGCCGATTTCGGCATCCAACGCCATACTCTCTGCGAAGTGGCTTCAGGAACCCCACAACAGAACTCCGAGGTCGTTCGCAAACTACTGGCCAACGAACTGCCCGAAAACGACCCTGTCCTCGACTACGTTCTCATCAACACCGCGGCCCTCGCCGTCGTCGAAGGCACAGCCCGCGACTGGAAACATGGAGTCGAACTCGCCCGGGAAAGTATCCGTTCAGGAGCCGCCAAAAACGCTCTCGCCAAGTTCGTAGCCCTCTCCGAGGCCGCTGCTACCCACTAA
- the HTB1 gene encoding histone H2B (Histone H2B; core histone protein required for chromatin assembly and chromosome function; nearly identical to HTB1; Rad6p-Bre1p-Lge1p mediated ubiquitination regulates reassembly after DNA replication, transcriptional activation, meiotic DSB formation and H3 methylation; GO_component: GO:0005694 - chromosome [Evidence IEA,IEA]; GO_component: GO:0000788 - nuclear nucleosome [Evidence TAS] [PMID 2275823]; GO_component: GO:0000786 - nucleosome [Evidence IEA,IEA]; GO_component: GO:0005634 - nucleus [Evidence IEA,IEA,IEA]; GO_component: GO:0031298 - replication fork protection complex [Evidence IDA] [PMID 16531994]; GO_function: GO:0003677 - DNA binding [Evidence IEA,IEA]; GO_function: GO:0003677 - DNA binding [Evidence TAS] [PMID 2275823]; GO_function: GO:0046982 - protein heterodimerization activity [Evidence IEA]; GO_process: GO:0006333 - chromatin assembly or disassembly [Evidence TAS] [PMID 2275823]; GO_process: GO:0006334 - nucleosome assembly [Evidence IEA]) has product MGPKAAEKKPATASKAPAGKAPAEKKEAGKKTAAVSGDKKKRTKGRKETYSSYIYKVLKQTHPDTGISTRAMSIMNSFVNDIFERVATEASKLAAYNKKSTIASREIQTAVRLILPGELAKHAVSEGTRAVTKYTSS; this is encoded by the coding sequence ATGGGTCCTAAAGCTGCTGAGAAGAAACCTGCCACTGCCTCTAAGGCTCCTGCTGGCAAGGCCCCTgctgagaagaaggaggCTGGCAAGAAGACTGCTGCCGTTTCCGGtgacaagaagaagagaaccAAGGGTAGAAAGGAGACTTACTCTTCATACATCTACAAGGTTCTTAAGCAAACCCATCCTGACACCGGTATTTCTACCCGTGCCATGTCTATCATGAACTCTTTTGTCAACGATATCTTTGAGCGTGTCGCTACTGAGGCCTCTAAGTTGGCTGCTTACAACAAGAAGAGTACCATTGCTTCTCGTGAGATCCAAACTGCCGTCAGACTTATCCTCCCCGGTGAGTTGGCCAAGCACGCTGTCTCTGAAGGTACCCGTGCTGTCACCAAGTACACCTCGTCTTAA
- the NPL6 gene encoding Npl6p (Component of the RSC chromatin remodeling complex; interacts with Rsc3p, Rsc30p, Ldb7p, and Htl1p to form a module important for a broad range of RSC functions; involved in nuclear protein import and maintenance of proper telomere length; GO_component: GO:0016586 - RSC complex [Evidence IDA] [PMID 10619019]; GO_component: GO:0016586 - RSC complex [Evidence IDA] [PMID 12183366]; GO_component: GO:0016586 - RSC complex [Evidence IDA] [PMID 14729968]; GO_component: GO:0005634 - nucleus [Evidence IEA,IEA]; GO_component: GO:0005634 - nucleus [Evidence IDA] [PMID 11914276]; GO_component: GO:0005634 - nucleus [Evidence IDA] [PMID 14562095]; GO_function: GO:0015616 - DNA translocase activity [Evidence IDA] [PMID 12183366]; GO_function: GO:0015616 - DNA translocase activity [Evidence IDA] [PMID 16455496]; GO_function: GO:0015616 - DNA translocase activity [Evidence IDA] [PMID 17188033]; GO_function: GO:0015616 - DNA translocase activity [Evidence IDA] [PMID 17918861]; GO_process: GO:0043044 - ATP-dependent chromatin remodeling [Evidence IDA] [PMID 12183366]; GO_process: GO:0006974 - cellular response to DNA damage stimulus [Evidence IMP] [PMID 12482937]; GO_process: GO:0016568 - chromatin modification [Evidence IEA]; GO_process: GO:0006338 - chromatin remodeling [Evidence IC] [PMID 14729968]; GO_process: GO:0006337 - nucleosome disassembly [Evidence IDA] [PMID 16492771]; GO_process: GO:0006606 - protein import into nucleus [Evidence IMP] [PMID 2556404]; GO_process: GO:0006355 - regulation of transcription, DNA-templated [Evidence IEA]; GO_process: GO:0006368 - transcription elongation from RNA polymerase II promoter [Evidence IDA] [PMID 17081996]; GO_process: GO:0006351 - transcription, DNA-templated [Evidence IEA]) — protein sequence MDVDDESRVSDRDGDDQDHVEEEEEEGDGDEDDGGSDGERDDEDEGEREGEGEGEGDGDGDEEEEEEGGEEETGENAANVEVESVPKKKGRGRPPGSSKKKRLLEGTPLGDDESGVDGVSEPGTPSKRGPGRGRGPGRKPKRFGGSSSNSSQSQMVDEDGNILTVENDEFVLEEDPEGEKKITPLGELQGGREFRVRTFTVEGRGDRLYMLSTEPARCMGFRDSYLLFQKHRKLYKLVISDHEKFQLIDRNLIPHSYKGRSIGLVTARSIFREFGARIIVGGRHVVDDYYEQAARDAGYVEGEIAEVPEDRTGVPDVYNRNQYSNMYHQTAGAFSGRDGVKDASLLHASKRRKVLVTDENWKLEHARSASAYNKSLIERRSPSWSVHGTYEPHTGISFYPKASQPTQAVWTRVPTRQSANSTTTKTVQSGNESSQVVIDTVMTMPNQAHRAGLVNVDPSIFETATPEIKLAILEQQAYERQWLNIVQ from the coding sequence ATGGATGTCGACGACGAGAGTCGAGTCAGTGATAGAGATGGGGACGATCAGGATCAcgtggaggaggaggaggaggagggagATGGCGACGAGGACGATGGAGGGTCAGATGGTGAACGagacgatgaggatgaggGCGAACGAGAAGGggaaggagaaggagaaggagatggagatggagatgaggaagaagaggaagaaggtggcgaagaagaaactggtGAAAATGCTGCAAATGTAGAGGTCGAATCAGTtccgaagaagaagggcCGTGGAAGACCGCCTGGaagcagcaagaaaaagagactGTTGGAAGGTACTCCATTAGGAGACGATGAAAGTGGGGTCGATGGAGTATCAGAACCAGGCACACCCAGTAAAAGAGGACCTGGTCGAGGAAGAGGACCAGGACGTAAACCCAAGCGGTTTGGAGGAAGTAGCTCGAACAGCAGTCAAAGCCAGATGGTCGATGAAGACGGGAATATTCTGACAGTGGAAAACGATGAGTTTgtacttgaagaagatcctgaaggagagaagaaaattACACCGTTGGGAGAGTTACAAGGAGGACGAGAGTTCCGAGTACGGACATTCACAGTCGAGGGACGAGGCGACAGGTTATACATGTTGTCAACCGAACCTGCCAGATGTATGGGGTTCCGAGactcatatttattattccAGAAACACCGTAAATTGTATAAACTGGTGATCAGTGACCACGAGAAGTTCCAACTCATCGACAGAAACCTGATTCCACATTCATATAAAGGCCGATCAATAGGACTTGTGACGGCGAGATCGATATTCCGAGAGTTTGGTGCCAGGATAATCGTCGGTGGTAGACATGTGGTTGACGATTATTATGAACAAGCAGCCAGAGACGCTGGATATGTCGAGGGAGAGATAGCTGAAGTTCCTGAAGACCGGACGGGTGTTCCTGATGTGTATAACCGGAATCAGTATTCAAACATGTATCACCAAACAGCAGGAGCATTTTCAGGACGTGACGGAGTCAAAGATGCATCTTTACTTCACGCGTCCAAACGACGGAAAGTGCTTGTTACCGACGAGAACTGGAAACTCGAGCATGCCCGGTCCGCCAGCGCGTATAATAAAAGTCTCATTGAAAGACGCAGTCCCTCGTGGTCCGTCCACGGTACTTATGAACCCCACACGGGTATTTCTTTCTATCCTAAAGCATCTCAGCCCACTCAAGCAGTTTGGACACGAGTTCCTACACGTCAAAGTGccaatagcaccaccactaaAACAGTCCAGTCTGGAAACGAGTCGTCACAAGTCGTCATTGACACCGTCATGACCATGCCCAACCAGGCCCACCGGGCCGGGCTTGTCAACGTTGACCCGTCCATCTTCGAAACGGCCACTCCCGAAATCAAACTCGCTATCCTCGAGCAACAGGCCTACGAACGCCAATGGCTCAATATTGTACAGTAG
- the ZRG17 gene encoding Zn(2+) transporter ZRG17 (Endoplasmic reticulum zinc transporter; part of a heterodimeric transporter with Msc2p that transfers zinc from the cytosol to the ER lumen; member of the cation diffusion facilitator family of efflux pumps; zinc-regulated directly through Zap1p; transcription induced under conditions of zinc deficiency; GO_component: GO:0005783 - endoplasmic reticulum [Evidence IEA]; GO_component: GO:0005783 - endoplasmic reticulum [Evidence IDA] [PMID 14562095]; GO_component: GO:0005783 - endoplasmic reticulum [Evidence IDA] [PMID 15961382]; GO_component: GO:0005789 - endoplasmic reticulum membrane [Evidence IEA]; GO_component: GO:0016021 - integral component of membrane [Evidence IEA,IEA]; GO_component: GO:0016021 - integral component of membrane [Evidence ISM] [PMID 12192589]; GO_component: GO:0016020 - membrane [Evidence IEA]; GO_function: GO:0008324 - cation transmembrane transporter activity [Evidence IEA]; GO_function: GO:0046873 - metal ion transmembrane transporter activity [Evidence ISS] [PMID 15961382]; GO_function: GO:0005385 - zinc ion transmembrane transporter activity [Evidence IGI,IMP] [PMID 15961382]; GO_process: GO:0006812 - cation transport [Evidence IEA]; GO_process: GO:0055085 - transmembrane transport [Evidence IEA]; GO_process: GO:0006829 - zinc ion transport [Evidence IMP] [PMID 10978274]; GO_process: GO:0006829 - zinc ion transport [Evidence IGI,IMP] [PMID 15961382]) translates to MSGGSGSGSESAFSSTSLMMAPVATAVDSSAPVSMPNQAQSQQTRMQTNQKRPSNSSGQAHNGLSQSPSPPLISSSLTSTSSSSSSSSSSLSSHLHSQSSSPSSSPLPVQTVPSRGQKPSSHSASSSIASASSLPEISTSPEKATTAPSTPVTAPASSRPVSLYASSGFYGTSGSAHTSNSTSATGAGGTAGGIPSSSSLLKNAPPLRPPQPSLSDLIMSEAASASGGGPSIDLPIPGQQYYHSRSQSHSYHSTPQSLRCPSPNSIKRSSWYGMPTVDDYPGLNGVPPTGANTSMTTPSTIISPPSPTLEARLPMSPPPRSISPMRPMSYHQKQQANNTNQPFNFVSTTLSPSPVSSTLSPSPAKANQRRGHRYKHSSVSINFFQEPPARAPLAIPASLPIPNFTEWRQSMSREQQIRLAWTVCHISAAVLVYNCDAPFSALAALSHLLLYDAMGAILCVAVDVLGNFDVWKQSSIHLPFGLERIEVLAGFALSVTLIFMGGDIMSHVVQELVQSLYAPGQHGHSHGRAVHSHVAGMTMEDEHEEALNWASVVFRVMLGIVATVVSTVGLKNHSRISRTMNRDRDRDRETDSTSFKWMPSMLSNPTHLMTLTFSVAILFFPLLGSSGYVIVDALLTPVIATSMCYIGWLHAKALAGMLVMSYSGHDRIEDIDEQISQDPLVQSVSEISLWQVHHELWLASMKIVMSGTDDDERRLRERASSIVRSTMGADDHCRWETTVDITRTTLE, encoded by the coding sequence ATGTCTGGTGGATCTGGCTCGGGTTCTGAGTCTGCTTTTTCTTCGACCTCGCTGATGATGGCTCCTGTAGCTACGGCTGTGGACTCGTCTGCACCGGTTTCAATGCCGAATCAAGCTCAAAGTCAACAGACTCGAATGCAGACAAATCAGAAACGACCGAGCAATTCGTCGGGTCAGGCACATAACGGTCTGTCCCAgtctccttctcctccaCTAATATCCTCGTCATTAACATCAacatcctcctcctcttcttcgtcgtcatcttcattgtCATCACATTTGCATTCGCAATCTTCATCGCCATCTTCATCGCCATTACCAGTACAAACGGTACCCTCTAGAGGCCAAAAACCTTCTTCTCATTCCGCCTCGTCGTCTATTgcatctgcttcttcgcTGCCTGAAATTAGCACTTCTCCAGAAAAGGCAACTACTGCTCCTTCTACTCCCGTAACGGCACCTGCATCGTCCAGACCTGTCAGTCTGTATGCCAGTAGCGGTTTTTATGGCACCTCAGGCTCAGCACACACTTCTAATTCTacttctgctactggtgctggtggtactgctggtggtattcCGAGTTCCTCTTCTTTGCTGAAAAATGCTCCTCCATTGAGACCTCCTCAGCCTAGTTTATCCGATTTAATCATGAGTGAAGCAgcatctgcttctggtggGGGTCCGTCTATCGATCTTCCTATTCCTGGTCAACAATATTATCATTCTCGATCGCAATCACATTCATACCACTCAACACCACAGTCGTTGCGATGTCCTTCCCCTAATTCAATCAAAAGATCCAGTTGGTATGGAATGCCCACTGTCGACGACTATCCAGGTCTCAACGGGGTACCTCCAACTGGTGCTAATACTAGCATGACAACTCCTTCTACCATTATCTCACCTCCATCTCCCACTTTAGAAGCAAGACTACCAATGTCTCCTCCCCCCAGAAGCATATCTCCCATGAGACCCATGTCCTATCATCAGAAACAACAGGCTAATAATACTAATCAGCCATTTAATTTCGTGTCGACAACCCTGTCTCCATCTCCAGTGTCGTCCACGTTGTCACCATCTCCAGCAAAGGCCAATCAACGTCGTGGACATCGATATAAACATTCGTCGGTCTCAATCAACTTTTTTCAAGAACCACCTGCTCGTGCTCCATTAGCCATTCCGGCCTCATTACCAATTCCTAATTTCACTGAATGGAGACAGAGTATGTCGCGAGAACAGCAGATCCGACTGGCTTGGACTGTATGCCATATTTCCGCGGCAGTTTTAGTATACAATTGCGATGCTCCGTTTAGCGCCCTGGCTGCATTGTCGCATTTACTTTTGTACGATGCTATGGGAGCCATTCTGTGTGTTGCTGTAGATGTACTGGGAAATTTCGATGTGTGGAAACAGAGCAGTATCCATCTTCCGTTTGGATTGGAACGAATCGAGGTGCTAGCTGGCTTTGCACTGTCTGTAACGCTGATATTCATGGGTGGTGATATTATGTCGCATGTTGTTCAAGAACTCGTTCAATCTCTATACGCACCTGGTCAACATGGCCATTCTCATGGCCGAGCTGTTCATAGCCATGTTGCAGGTATGACGATGGAAGACGAGCATGAAGAAGCTCTCAACTGGGCTTCGGTTGTGTTTCGAGTCATGTTGGGTATTGTAGCTACTGTTGTGTCTACTGTAGGGCTCAAGAACCATTCCCGAATCAGTCGTACCATGAACCGTGACCGCGATCGTGATCGCGAGACTGACTCGACCAGTTTCAAGTGGATGCCGTCGATGTTGTCAAATCCCACTCATTTAATGACTCTGACCTTTTCAGTGGCCATTCTGTTCTTCCCGTTGTTGGGATCGTCTGGTTACGTTATTGTTGATGCGCTTCTGACGCCTGTTATTGCTACGTCCATGTGCTATATTGGCTGGTTACATGCCAAAGCACTTGCTGGTATGCTAGTCATGAGCTACTCGGGTCACGACCGCATCGAAGACATCGACGAGCAAATCAGTCAGGACCCCCTGGTCCAGTCAGTCTCAGAAATCAGCCTCTGGCAGGTGCACCACGAACTCTGGCTGGCCAGCATGAAAATCGTCATGTCCGGaactgacgacgacgaacGCCGGCTTCGCGAACGCGCCTCGTCCATCGTCCGATCCACCATGGGAGCCGACGACCACTGCCGCTGGGAAACAACCGTCGACATCACTAGAACTACCTTAGAATAA